Below is a window of Mycolicibacterium rhodesiae NBB3 DNA.
CTGATATTTGTCCCCGTTGGGGTCGTACTGGGCAGCGAAGTCAGCCGCGGTGACGCAGTCGATATCGCCAACAGTGATCACGACGCTCTGCCCGTCGCGCGGCGGGCAGTGGCTTCCGCCCGGCGGTTGCGCCACTGCGCTCGGGGCCATCGCGAGCGCGACCAGCGGTAAGGTGGTGGTGATCAACGCCTTGAGGCTCATTGCCCAATAATGACCGGCCGCCGTCTAGGTCGTCGGATATTCGGGAATCCAGCGCACCTCGTCGATGCGCGCTGCCAGCTCGTCGTCGCTGCGTTTGGGTGCCACGCCGTCCGCGACGGCCTGCCGCCCGACCGCGAGCGCGATGCGCACCGCGATCTCGGGAACGTCGTTCCATGCGGGCAACAGCGGTGCATCCGGATCGGTGAGCGCCGGTGAAGCGTCGCCGAGACTGGCCGCCGCCGCGCGCATCATCTCGTCGGTGACCCGGGTCGCCTGCGCCGCGGTCACCGCCAACCCCATCGCCGGGAAGATGTACGCGTTGTTGCACTGCGCGACCGGACGCTGCACCCCGTTGCGAACCAAGGGCGCGAACGGCGAGCCGGTCGCAATCAACGCCCGCCCGTCGGTCCACTCATCCAATTCGGCTGGATGCGCCTCCGCCCGGCTGGTCGGGTTGGACAGCGGGAAGATGATCGGTCGGTCGGTCTTGGACGCGAGCTCGCGCACAATTTGCTCGGTGAACGCACCCGCCGCGGTCGAAAGACCCAGCAGCACACCGACATCGATGTGATGGACGACATCGGCGAGCTGTGCGGCGCCGGACACTCCCCACCCCGCGACCGCACTCGCCGGCTGGGCGAACGAACGCTGCCCCTCCGACAGATCCGTGCGGTCGTCGGTCAGCAGTCCCACGACGTCTACCACCCAGATCCGCGACGTCGCTTCCTGTTCGGATATGCCCTGCGCGACCATCTCCCGCCTGACCATGTTCAGCACGCCGATACCGGCCGAGCCCGCACCCAGCATCACGACCTGCTGCTGTGACAGCGGCCGGCCTGCGATGGTCGCGGCGCCATGCAACGCCCCCAGCGCCACCGCCGCGGTGCCCTGAATGTCGTCATTGAAGGTGAGCAGCTTGTCGCGATAGCGCTCGAGAATCGGCTGGGCATGCGCAGTCGCGAAGTCCTCCCACTGCAGCAGCACGTCGGGCATTTCCTCGTGCACCGCGGTCACGAACTCGTCGATGAATGCGAAGTACTCCTCATCCGCGACCCGGCGGTGACGCCAGCCCAGATACTCCGGATCTTCCAGCAGTTCGACGTTGTCGGTCCCCACGTCGAGCACGATCGGCAGAGTGCGCGCCGGATCGATCCCGCCGATCAGCGTGTACAGCGAGAGCTTGCCGATGGGGATGCCCATCCCGCCGATGCCTTGATCGCCGAGTCCGAGTATCCGCTGACCGTCGGTCACCACAATCACGTCGACGTCGTGTCGATCAGCGGGACGATTGCGCAATACCTCGCGCAGGTAGTCGCGATCCGGATACGAGACGAACAGACCACGCGGTCTGCGGTAGATCTCGCTGAACCGCTGGCAGGCCTCGCCGACCGTCGGTGTGTACACGATCGGCATGGTCTCGGGGATGTGGTCGCGCAGCAGCCGGTAGAACAGCGTCTCGTTGCGATCCTGAAGAGCCCGCAGATAGATGTGTTGGTCCAGACCCTCACGGCGAGTGCTGAATTCGCGCCAGCTGTGCTTGGCCTGCTCCTCGAGTGTCTTCTCGGCAGTCGGCAACAGCCCGAGCAGACCCAGCTCGAGGCGCTCCGCATGGGTGAACGCCGTGCCCTTGGTCCGCAGCGCGTCGAACATGAGATCTTGTCCGGTCTTCCGTTCTGGCACGATCACACGCTATCGGGCAGCCAGGCCGTTACGGGACTGAACAATTCGATCCGGCTATGTCAGGGCAGCGAGGCAATCAGTTGCTCGGGACTCACCCGCGGCCCCGTGAAGAACGGGGTCTCCTCGCGGGTATGTCGGCGGGCATCGGTGGCACGCAGCTCCCGCATCAAATCGACGATGCGATACAACTCGGGCGCCTCGAACGCCAGGATCCACTCGTAGTCCCCGAGCGCGAAGGCGGGCACCGTGTTCGCGCGGACGTCCTTGTATTCGCGAGCGGCCATACCGTGCTCGGCGAGCATCTTTCGGCGCTCGTCGTCGGGCAGCAGATACCACTCCAGCGATCGCACGAACGGGTAGACGCAGACATAATTGCCCGGCTCCTCGCCGGCGAGGAACGCGGGAATGTGGCTTTTGTTGAACTCGGCAGGGCGGTGTAGCGCCACACTGCTCCACACCGGATCGCTCACACGGCCGAGCGCAGTCGTGCGCCGGAAGTCGGAATACGTGGCCTGCAGCGCCTCGACGGTCTCCGCATGGGTCCAGAACATGAAGTCGGCGTCGGCCCGCATGCCGGCGATGTCGTAGATCCCGCGCACCACGACGCCCTTGTCCTCCTGCTGCTTGAGGAACGTCGCCGTCTCGTCGACCACGGCCGAGCGGTCCTCGCCCAACTCCCCCGGCTCCACCGAGAACACCGAAAACATCAGGTAGCGGACTTCTGCGTTGAGCGCGTCGTAGTCGAGCT
It encodes the following:
- the hemQ gene encoding hydrogen peroxide-dependent heme synthase — its product is MAKLDYDALNAEVRYLMFSVFSVEPGELGEDRSAVVDETATFLKQQEDKGVVVRGIYDIAGMRADADFMFWTHAETVEALQATYSDFRRTTALGRVSDPVWSSVALHRPAEFNKSHIPAFLAGEEPGNYVCVYPFVRSLEWYLLPDDERRKMLAEHGMAAREYKDVRANTVPAFALGDYEWILAFEAPELYRIVDLMRELRATDARRHTREETPFFTGPRVSPEQLIASLP
- a CDS encoding NAD-dependent malic enzyme, translated to MPERKTGQDLMFDALRTKGTAFTHAERLELGLLGLLPTAEKTLEEQAKHSWREFSTRREGLDQHIYLRALQDRNETLFYRLLRDHIPETMPIVYTPTVGEACQRFSEIYRRPRGLFVSYPDRDYLREVLRNRPADRHDVDVIVVTDGQRILGLGDQGIGGMGIPIGKLSLYTLIGGIDPARTLPIVLDVGTDNVELLEDPEYLGWRHRRVADEEYFAFIDEFVTAVHEEMPDVLLQWEDFATAHAQPILERYRDKLLTFNDDIQGTAAVALGALHGAATIAGRPLSQQQVVMLGAGSAGIGVLNMVRREMVAQGISEQEATSRIWVVDVVGLLTDDRTDLSEGQRSFAQPASAVAGWGVSGAAQLADVVHHIDVGVLLGLSTAAGAFTEQIVRELASKTDRPIIFPLSNPTSRAEAHPAELDEWTDGRALIATGSPFAPLVRNGVQRPVAQCNNAYIFPAMGLAVTAAQATRVTDEMMRAAAASLGDASPALTDPDAPLLPAWNDVPEIAVRIALAVGRQAVADGVAPKRSDDELAARIDEVRWIPEYPTT